A single window of Narcine bancroftii isolate sNarBan1 chromosome 13, sNarBan1.hap1, whole genome shotgun sequence DNA harbors:
- the LOC138748278 gene encoding cytidine deaminase-like produces MCTPADQSTPQKTEEIEKLVKRSQETKACAYSPYTKCSVGAALLTEDGKTFTGSNIDNCTPSLSMCAERVAIFKAVSEGCTKIKSLAVCSDRKDYSPCGSCRQVLREFGDKIEVHMPMADGSRKTMTVAELLPISS; encoded by the exons atgtgtaCTCCTGCAGACCAATCAACACCCCAGAAAACAGAGGAGATAGAGAAGTTGGTGAAGAGGAGCCAAGAGACCAAGGCGTGTGCATATTCTCCTTACACAAAGTGTTCAGTGGGTGCTGCTCTCCTGACCGAAGATGGAAAAACCTTCACAG gCAGCAACATAGATAACTGCACCCCTAGCCTGTCGATGTGCGCTGAACGCGTGGCCATCTTCAAGGCCGTCTCAGAAGGCTGCACCAAGATTAAGTCGCTGGCCGTTTGCAG CGACAGAAAGGACTACAGTCCTTGTGGTAGCTGCAGGCAGGTCCTGAGAGAG TTCGGAGACAAGATTGAGGTCCACATGCCCATGGCGGACGGCAGTCGCAAGACCATGACCGTGGCCGAACTCCTGCCAATCTCTTCATGA